Proteins encoded within one genomic window of Synechococcus sp. PCC 7335:
- a CDS encoding tandem-95 repeat protein: MSSHTDTSVAYEQFMSPESLYLPETSQDIVGQRQVGPNALLFVDTAIDDYQSLVSNIAPVDSTVVLLDSTKDGVAQISETIAQYAALSSVQIFSHGSSGKMQLGATELSLSTLEGYQDEITGWSQTLTDDADILLYACNLAAGTEGGELIATLAELTGADVAASDNLTGSSALGGDWQLEVSTGSIETGLALQAQAIANYTSVLALPQNGVVLHLEADSGVTTDSDGIVTIWNDQSASGNDLAGSGDPRLVTGELNGHDVVRFDDAGDKLERIMNLNDLPGGNADRSVFMVAKYNSAGYGGFAYGDDDFNQTFGLIVDPLGELVVQGWGKGNDQFTGSAGTGQGWLSQAAILESGTLSHFKNGAVIDVASHDFNTDLQQLVLGAEIDSAPYVDMDVAEIIVYDRALSESEQNDVQDFLAQKYGLETVRNDYIVQTNPEFVNEQVVGGLTLPIDSVTLPDGQMLVLEKGGAVKILDPQAANPVAAPYLTLNNINTAGERGLISIALDPSFEANGFFYLYYAYDAQPNVQNPDIRFRISRFVHDVDHAHVEEEKVVWEANEDIIDSNHYGGSFGFGPDGYLYIATGDIFNDPASAQDLTSWAGKVIRLDPSGVDGPGGEWVRGGNNDHLIPDDNFGVLNDPNDDILDEIWAYGLRNAFRGGWDLGGEPGSERFYIGEVGGNDQATAMEDLHVATVADNGANFGWDGSVEGFTGNPAFSDPLYSYNHAGASPNGGAIVGGTVYRGDLYPSIFEGAYFFADYVQGWIRYLQFDDNGNIIDAVPGTPEVDAFNFDNSIGGLVSLREGPEGALYYTDLFSGQLRRIAYNGSGNLAPTITTARANTTSGAPDLAVTFTGAAIDPEDDELSYLWDFGFDGDADGMNDTSTDANPTYTYTDNGAYTARLTVSDGINTTNSEPIQIAVGSAPVVNITTNQSSGFFRAGETLTATATATDDGPLDESSYEWDVRFIHNAHFHTEISDHIGSSVSHVVETTNHDFSDATGFEFSVTVTDSDGLQTTEVISLFPEKVDLTFNSNLPGGGIDLTLDGFARTGPFIYDTAIDFEHTIAAPEVVAVGGDIYTFDSWSYGSDTDSAEQVITVPDANQTITANYINNGAAPLPSDGLVLHLDANLGVSTDGDTVTEWTDLSGSNNDLSGLGDPTLVTGALNGQNVIELDGDGDQLSRTLALNGLPDGNADRSLFVVAKYDGTGTGGVTYGDNRTNRAFGAVVDGDGTLLAQGWGGANDFDSNVAGTGEGWLLQGLVHEDGTLSHYKDGVLIDTQAHAYNTRVIGGDGLVIGSEIDGAPFVDMNVAEVIIYDRALSETEQQQVQSYLQDKYFGSTDGQPVAALDNATTTANVPLLITEAELLSNDELGDTPTTITDVDTLSANNGTIVDNADGTYTYRPADDFVGQDTFNYTITDIDGDTSSAVVIVEVSAADSQPIAVDDSATTGEGNAITLSEIALLNNDSLGDEPTTITAVDTTSTEGGVIVDNADGSYTYTPAPGFVGIDSFDYTIADTDGDSSTATVSVEVVDYLLDLSGYTVELVENKPRRVIENGFVFDATATGGPSAHFHQPGTPAFLTQHNVGGNGVQINFVLTRADGSAFSFERFDYTSGLHFNGDVNAGFTVTGTLADGGEISQRFGPATSLDMFETALLSGEGWQSVTAVRFLGDRIATSETDTITQELNLDNLVIRGLQPVAVDDTATTDQDIPLLISKIALLNNDSPGNGPITLIEVDSTTSNNSTIVDNADGTLTYTPAAGFIGTDTFNYVITDANGDISVATVTVEVKETIDNQPLAVADSATTEQDVAVVLNAVDLLSNDDLGDAPTTITAVDTASVSGGAIVDNADGTYTYTPANGFIGQDTFDYVITDADGDSSTATVSVNVVKSSSLPLGGLVVRLDAGTGVTTDGNGVVTQWSDQSGLGNDVLGSGNPTLLTGALNGRDVIELDGSGDTLTRLLNLNGLPTENANRSLFIIAKYDGFGYGGVTYGDNRKNRAFGAIVDSDGSLGVQGWGTSNDFDSGVAGTGSGWLMQEVIHDNGVMSHYKDGMLIDSQVHTYRTDVANGEGLFIGSELDGTPFVDMNIAEVLIYDRALSDTERQQVEGYLQDKYFGSVNGQPVAGDDTAVVDTGGAVNINVLSDDSFGTDGPGTNAITLSTLAANGTATLNDGGTPNNPVDDTIDYVPDEGFVGQDSFAYTITDADGDTSTANVTVEVTNSNLPVSGLVVHLDSAIGVTTDSSGVVTGWADQSGSGNDLIGFGDPMLETNALNGHSVIKLDGSQDKLARVLSLNDLPEGNAERSLFLVTKYNGNGIGGATYGDNRRNRAFGAVTDSDGTLMVQGWGGMNDFDSNVTGTGDGWLLQEVVYDGNTLNHYKNGSLIDTRIHTYATDVANGNGLVIGGELDGTPFVDMEVAALLIYDRALSETERQQVESYLQGKYFGVSNSQSTAITDGANTEADTAAVITEAEPLINDGLDLSSYTVELVENKPRRVLENGFVFDATATGGPSAHFHQPGTPAFLTQHNVGGNGVQINFVLTRADGSAFSFERFDYTSGLHFNGDVNAGFTVVGTLADGGEISQRFGPATSLDTFETALLSGEGWQSVTAVRFLGDRIATSETDTITQELNLDNLIAKAL, encoded by the coding sequence ATGTCGTCTCATACAGATACCTCAGTTGCATACGAGCAGTTCATGTCTCCCGAGTCTTTGTATCTTCCGGAGACGAGCCAAGATATTGTCGGGCAACGTCAGGTAGGACCCAACGCGCTTTTGTTTGTCGATACAGCTATCGATGACTACCAAAGTTTGGTCTCCAATATAGCTCCCGTAGATAGCACAGTCGTACTGCTAGACTCTACCAAAGACGGTGTCGCTCAAATCAGCGAAACGATTGCGCAGTACGCCGCTCTCTCTAGCGTTCAGATCTTCTCCCATGGCAGCTCAGGTAAGATGCAGCTAGGGGCAACCGAACTTAGCCTCAGTACCTTAGAAGGCTACCAGGACGAGATCACAGGATGGAGTCAGACTTTAACCGATGATGCCGATATCCTACTCTATGCCTGTAACCTAGCAGCCGGAACCGAAGGCGGTGAGCTGATAGCAACGCTCGCTGAGCTGACCGGAGCGGATGTGGCCGCTTCTGACAATCTTACTGGCAGTAGCGCTTTAGGCGGAGACTGGCAGCTCGAAGTTAGCACCGGTAGCATCGAAACAGGTCTTGCCCTTCAGGCTCAGGCAATAGCCAATTACACCTCAGTACTAGCATTACCCCAGAATGGCGTTGTCCTACACCTAGAAGCAGACAGCGGCGTTACGACTGATAGCGATGGCATCGTCACTATCTGGAACGACCAGTCTGCGTCTGGAAACGACCTAGCTGGCTCTGGAGACCCCCGTTTAGTCACGGGTGAACTCAACGGCCACGACGTTGTTCGCTTCGACGATGCAGGAGATAAGCTAGAGCGGATCATGAACCTAAACGATCTGCCTGGCGGCAACGCTGATAGAAGCGTCTTTATGGTGGCTAAGTACAATAGCGCTGGCTACGGCGGATTTGCTTATGGCGACGATGATTTCAATCAGACCTTTGGCCTGATTGTCGATCCGCTAGGCGAATTGGTCGTTCAGGGTTGGGGCAAAGGAAACGATCAATTTACCGGGAGTGCTGGTACAGGGCAAGGATGGCTTTCTCAAGCTGCCATCCTAGAGTCCGGTACCCTCAGCCACTTCAAGAACGGTGCCGTTATCGATGTTGCTAGTCACGACTTCAACACTGACCTGCAACAGCTAGTGTTAGGCGCCGAGATTGATAGTGCGCCTTACGTTGATATGGACGTTGCTGAGATCATCGTCTACGACCGCGCGCTATCGGAAAGTGAGCAAAACGATGTGCAAGACTTCCTGGCTCAGAAGTACGGCCTGGAGACTGTTCGCAACGACTATATCGTTCAGACCAACCCCGAGTTTGTCAACGAGCAGGTAGTAGGTGGGCTAACACTGCCGATTGATTCGGTCACGTTGCCAGATGGTCAGATGCTCGTACTTGAAAAGGGCGGGGCAGTCAAAATTCTAGACCCGCAGGCAGCAAACCCGGTTGCCGCGCCCTACCTTACTCTGAACAACATCAACACAGCTGGAGAGCGGGGTCTTATCTCTATCGCGTTGGATCCTAGTTTTGAGGCGAATGGCTTCTTCTACCTCTACTATGCCTATGACGCTCAGCCTAATGTTCAAAATCCCGATATACGCTTTCGTATCTCTCGGTTTGTGCATGATGTAGACCATGCTCACGTCGAAGAAGAAAAGGTAGTCTGGGAAGCAAATGAAGACATCATTGATAGCAACCACTATGGTGGTAGTTTTGGGTTTGGCCCAGATGGCTACCTCTATATAGCTACAGGAGATATCTTTAACGACCCGGCTTCTGCTCAAGATCTAACTAGCTGGGCTGGAAAGGTCATCCGCCTCGACCCTTCTGGTGTCGATGGACCAGGCGGTGAGTGGGTGCGCGGAGGTAACAACGACCACCTCATTCCGGACGATAACTTCGGCGTGCTCAACGACCCTAACGACGATATCCTCGACGAAATCTGGGCCTACGGACTACGTAATGCTTTCCGCGGTGGCTGGGACCTAGGCGGAGAGCCTGGTAGCGAACGCTTCTATATCGGCGAAGTCGGTGGTAATGACCAAGCAACGGCCATGGAGGACTTGCATGTCGCAACCGTTGCCGACAACGGCGCAAACTTTGGCTGGGACGGCTCAGTCGAAGGCTTCACCGGTAACCCTGCCTTCAGCGACCCTCTCTATTCTTATAATCATGCCGGCGCGAGTCCCAACGGTGGTGCCATTGTTGGCGGTACGGTCTATCGAGGTGACCTCTACCCTAGTATCTTCGAAGGCGCTTACTTCTTCGCCGACTATGTTCAAGGTTGGATTCGCTATCTTCAGTTCGATGACAATGGCAACATCATCGATGCAGTCCCAGGGACCCCTGAAGTAGATGCCTTCAACTTCGATAATTCAATCGGCGGTCTAGTCTCACTGCGAGAAGGGCCAGAAGGCGCACTCTACTACACCGACCTTTTCAGCGGTCAACTACGCCGCATCGCCTACAACGGCAGTGGCAACCTAGCACCAACTATCACCACCGCTAGAGCTAATACTACAAGTGGTGCGCCAGACCTCGCGGTCACCTTCACCGGTGCTGCTATCGACCCAGAAGATGACGAGCTTAGCTATCTTTGGGACTTCGGGTTCGATGGCGATGCTGACGGGATGAACGATACCAGCACAGACGCTAACCCAACCTATACCTACACTGACAACGGGGCCTATACAGCCAGGCTGACTGTCTCCGATGGTATCAACACCACTAACTCTGAACCGATTCAGATTGCGGTGGGTTCTGCGCCAGTAGTGAACATCACGACTAACCAAAGTAGCGGTTTCTTCAGGGCAGGCGAGACGCTGACTGCAACCGCAACGGCTACTGATGATGGGCCTCTAGACGAAAGTAGCTATGAGTGGGACGTGCGGTTTATCCATAACGCTCACTTTCATACAGAAATTAGCGACCATATCGGCTCTAGTGTTAGCCACGTCGTCGAAACGACAAACCATGACTTCTCAGATGCTACTGGCTTCGAGTTCTCAGTGACCGTCACTGATTCAGATGGACTACAAACCACAGAAGTAATCTCGCTTTTCCCCGAGAAAGTGGACCTGACGTTCAACTCCAACTTACCTGGCGGCGGTATCGACCTCACGCTAGATGGGTTTGCAAGAACCGGTCCTTTTATCTACGACACGGCTATCGACTTCGAGCATACGATCGCCGCGCCTGAAGTCGTCGCCGTTGGCGGAGACATCTATACATTCGATAGCTGGTCTTACGGTAGCGACACCGACTCGGCAGAGCAGGTCATTACCGTGCCTGATGCTAACCAAACCATCACCGCGAACTACATCAACAACGGCGCAGCGCCCCTACCTAGCGATGGATTAGTCCTTCACTTGGATGCGAACTTGGGTGTAAGCACTGATGGCGATACTGTCACAGAGTGGACCGACTTATCCGGCTCTAATAATGATCTAAGTGGATTAGGCGATCCGACACTAGTCACAGGAGCGCTCAATGGACAGAATGTGATTGAGCTTGATGGTGACGGCGATCAGCTCTCTCGAACACTTGCGCTCAACGGTTTACCTGATGGCAATGCAGATAGAAGTCTGTTTGTTGTTGCCAAGTATGACGGTACTGGCACAGGCGGGGTTACCTATGGCGACAATCGAACGAATCGTGCTTTTGGGGCTGTTGTAGATGGCGATGGAACACTACTAGCGCAAGGTTGGGGAGGGGCTAACGACTTCGATAGCAACGTTGCTGGTACTGGCGAAGGCTGGTTACTTCAGGGGCTCGTACATGAAGATGGCACATTAAGCCATTACAAAGATGGCGTGCTAATCGACACTCAAGCTCATGCATACAACACTAGAGTGATCGGTGGCGACGGTTTGGTTATTGGATCAGAGATTGATGGTGCACCATTCGTCGATATGAATGTAGCAGAAGTCATTATCTACGACCGGGCACTTTCAGAAACTGAGCAGCAACAGGTTCAAAGCTATCTACAAGACAAGTATTTCGGGTCTACAGATGGTCAACCAGTCGCTGCTCTTGATAACGCAACCACTACTGCAAATGTGCCACTGTTGATTACCGAAGCTGAATTGCTAAGCAACGATGAGCTAGGCGATACCCCAACAACCATCACTGATGTCGATACCCTCAGTGCCAACAACGGCACTATTGTCGACAATGCTGATGGCACTTACACCTACAGACCAGCCGATGATTTTGTTGGTCAAGATACTTTCAACTACACCATTACGGACATTGACGGTGATACTAGTAGCGCTGTAGTGATAGTCGAGGTGAGTGCTGCTGATAGCCAGCCAATAGCAGTGGATGATAGCGCAACGACTGGCGAAGGCAACGCGATTACTTTGAGCGAGATCGCTCTGCTAAACAACGACAGTTTGGGCGATGAGCCAACCACTATCACTGCTGTTGATACTACGAGTACTGAGGGCGGCGTGATCGTTGATAACGCCGATGGCAGCTATACTTACACACCCGCTCCTGGCTTCGTTGGTATCGATAGCTTTGACTACACCATTGCCGATACCGACGGCGATAGTAGTACCGCCACAGTCAGCGTAGAAGTCGTCGACTACCTACTAGACCTCAGTGGCTATACGGTTGAACTAGTCGAGAACAAGCCGCGCCGAGTCATCGAAAACGGCTTCGTCTTCGATGCCACTGCTACCGGTGGTCCTAGCGCTCACTTCCATCAGCCCGGCACCCCAGCGTTCCTAACCCAGCACAACGTCGGTGGTAACGGTGTGCAGATTAACTTTGTCCTGACTCGTGCCGATGGCTCAGCCTTTAGCTTCGAACGCTTCGACTACACCAGCGGTCTACACTTCAACGGTGATGTCAACGCAGGCTTCACGGTTACCGGTACGCTAGCTGACGGGGGTGAGATTAGTCAGCGCTTTGGTCCTGCAACGAGCTTAGATATGTTCGAGACAGCGCTACTCAGTGGAGAAGGCTGGCAGAGTGTGACGGCAGTCAGGTTCTTAGGCGATCGCATTGCCACTAGCGAGACGGACACCATCACCCAAGAGCTCAACCTTGACAATCTGGTCATCAGAGGGCTTCAACCCGTCGCCGTAGATGATACAGCGACAACTGATCAAGACATTCCACTACTGATCAGCAAAATAGCCTTACTGAATAACGATAGCCCTGGTAACGGTCCTATCACACTTATTGAAGTAGACTCGACTACGTCCAACAACAGTACGATTGTTGACAACGCCGATGGCACGCTTACCTACACCCCAGCAGCAGGGTTTATCGGCACTGATACTTTTAACTATGTGATTACAGATGCAAACGGCGATATCAGTGTCGCTACTGTCACAGTAGAAGTGAAAGAGACTATAGACAATCAGCCCCTAGCGGTTGCTGACAGCGCGACTACAGAGCAGGATGTAGCTGTCGTGTTGAACGCAGTTGACTTGCTCAGCAATGATGATTTAGGTGATGCACCAACAACCATCACTGCTGTCGATACTGCAAGTGTCAGCGGTGGAGCGATTGTCGACAATGCCGACGGAACCTATACCTACACACCAGCTAATGGCTTTATTGGCCAAGATACTTTTGACTATGTCATCACAGATGCGGACGGCGATAGTAGTACAGCAACGGTATCAGTAAACGTTGTTAAAAGTAGTAGTCTTCCCTTAGGTGGACTTGTTGTTCGCTTAGATGCGGGCACTGGGGTAACAACCGACGGTAACGGCGTCGTTACCCAATGGAGCGATCAGTCCGGCCTCGGTAATGATGTTCTAGGCTCAGGTAATCCTACGCTATTAACGGGTGCCCTAAACGGACGTGACGTTATTGAACTTGACGGATCTGGTGATACGCTCACTCGGTTGTTGAATCTTAACGGCTTGCCAACTGAGAACGCTAACCGCAGCCTGTTTATCATTGCTAAGTATGACGGCTTTGGATATGGCGGTGTAACTTATGGTGACAACCGAAAGAATCGCGCCTTTGGAGCAATTGTTGATTCTGACGGTAGCTTAGGCGTTCAAGGTTGGGGCACTAGCAACGATTTTGATAGCGGTGTTGCAGGGACCGGCAGTGGTTGGCTGATGCAGGAGGTCATACATGACAACGGCGTCATGAGCCACTACAAGGACGGTATGCTGATTGACTCACAGGTACATACTTATAGAACAGACGTTGCTAACGGTGAAGGACTATTCATCGGCTCTGAGCTAGACGGTACGCCTTTTGTTGATATGAACATTGCTGAGGTCTTGATATATGACCGTGCACTCTCTGATACCGAGCGTCAGCAGGTAGAAGGCTATCTTCAAGACAAATACTTTGGTTCTGTTAATGGTCAGCCAGTTGCCGGCGATGACACGGCTGTCGTGGATACCGGTGGCGCCGTTAATATCAACGTACTGAGTGACGATAGCTTCGGAACTGATGGCCCAGGGACTAATGCGATCACACTGAGCACTCTGGCAGCCAATGGGACAGCTACCCTAAATGATGGTGGCACACCCAATAATCCTGTTGATGACACGATTGACTATGTGCCAGATGAAGGATTTGTCGGTCAAGATAGCTTTGCTTATACCATCACAGATGCGGATGGTGACACGAGTACAGCTAATGTCACGGTCGAGGTAACCAATAGCAATCTTCCAGTCAGCGGGCTAGTCGTCCATCTAGATAGCGCCATTGGAGTTACTACCGACAGCAGCGGCGTTGTCACCGGCTGGGCCGATCAGTCCGGATCTGGCAACGATCTTATCGGCTTTGGTGACCCGATGCTCGAAACAAACGCACTTAATGGTCACAGCGTAATTAAGCTTGACGGCAGTCAAGACAAGTTGGCCAGAGTACTCTCACTCAATGATCTCCCCGAAGGTAATGCAGAGCGTAGTCTGTTTCTGGTAACTAAATACAACGGCAACGGTATTGGTGGCGCAACCTATGGCGACAACCGCCGTAATCGAGCCTTCGGTGCTGTTACAGATAGTGATGGTACGTTGATGGTTCAAGGTTGGGGAGGTATGAATGACTTTGACAGCAACGTTACTGGTACTGGTGACGGCTGGCTACTCCAAGAAGTGGTGTATGACGGCAACACACTTAACCACTACAAGAATGGCAGTCTAATCGATACGCGAATACATACCTACGCAACTGATGTAGCTAATGGTAATGGGCTCGTGATTGGCGGAGAACTTGATGGTACGCCTTTTGTTGATATGGAAGTTGCTGCGCTGCTCATCTACGACCGAGCACTGTCTGAAACTGAACGGCAGCAGGTAGAATCCTACCTTCAGGGTAAGTATTTCGGGGTAAGCAATAGTCAGTCTACTGCGATCACCGATGGCGCTAACACCGAGGCAGATACTGCGGCTGTGATTACAGAAGCTGAGCCACTAATCAACGACGGTCTAGACCTCAGCAGCTATACGGTTGAACTAGTCGAGAACAAGCCGCGCCGAGTCCTCGAGAACGGCTTCGTCTTCGATGCCACTGCTACCGGTGGTCCTAGCGCTCACTTCCATCAGCCCGGCACCCCAGCGTTCCTAACCCAGCACAACGTCGGTGGTAACGGTGTGCAGATTAACTTTGTCCTGACTCGTGCCGATGGCTCAGCCTTTAGCTTCGAACGCTTCGACTACACCAGCGGTCTGCACTTCAACGGTGATGTCAACGCGGGCTTCACCGTTGTGGGTACGCTAGCTGACGGGGGTGAGATTAGTCAGCGCTTTGGTCCTGCAACGAGCTTAGATACGTTCGAGACAGCGCTACTCAGTGGAGAAGGTTGGCAGAGTGTGACGGCAGTCAGGTTCTTAGGCGATCGCATTGCCACTAGCGAGACGGACACCATCACCCAAGAGCTCAACCTTGACAACCTAATTGCCAAAGCTCTTTAA
- a CDS encoding sulfotransferase → MADRPIFIVGSERSGTTLMRSLINAHPNISCGEETHFLSGLEGIVGSKWRLMKDYPFEKEYWYEKIRELFDGFKTETAQKQGKSRWGDKTPIYVLKLDFINALFPDCQVIHMIRDGRDVVASSMDRWGYRRGLSATKRWGKSVRAGQAFGRSVPPERYIEIKYEDLVLDSESTMRLVCEFLQEPWEPSILEQGTYKSALTEKRRQAAGNSDASFYTSRIGVGKKKLDPFIKSLFRYYSGSLLKELGYS, encoded by the coding sequence GTGGCCGATAGACCTATTTTCATCGTTGGCAGCGAGCGCTCTGGAACAACATTGATGCGATCGCTCATCAACGCCCACCCAAACATATCGTGTGGGGAAGAAACCCATTTCCTCTCTGGATTAGAAGGCATCGTCGGTTCCAAGTGGCGGCTAATGAAAGATTACCCCTTTGAGAAAGAGTACTGGTACGAAAAGATTAGAGAGCTATTCGACGGCTTCAAAACAGAGACCGCGCAAAAGCAAGGCAAATCGCGCTGGGGAGACAAAACACCTATCTATGTTCTTAAATTAGATTTCATCAATGCGCTTTTTCCAGACTGCCAAGTTATCCATATGATTCGTGACGGTAGAGACGTTGTGGCTTCTAGTATGGATAGATGGGGCTATAGAAGAGGGCTAAGCGCAACCAAACGCTGGGGGAAAAGCGTCAGGGCAGGTCAAGCCTTTGGTCGTAGCGTACCGCCAGAAAGATATATCGAAATTAAATACGAAGATCTAGTTCTAGACTCAGAATCTACTATGCGACTCGTATGTGAGTTTCTCCAAGAGCCCTGGGAGCCGTCTATCTTGGAGCAGGGAACTTATAAAAGTGCGCTGACTGAAAAAAGGAGACAAGCAGCCGGTAATAGCGACGCTTCGTTTTATACCTCTCGTATTGGTGTCGGCAAGAAAAAGCTTGACCCCTTTATCAAGAGCCTATTTCGCTACTATTCTGGCTCTCTTCTCAAGGAACTCGGCTATTCGTAA
- a CDS encoding CRTAC1 family protein: MVAISFFFEPVSIKLGSQFELVPIEVADYDINDIGVADVDQDGNLDIFTTNHSAQQSLLMGDGTGNFVEVLADVGLSQDRQFPRLENSGRSPKMDAPGFYIYRQDNLLHLVAKDTEAYGNASGSIELSAVVEFVGQSQAEVDVEQTELPSGIIASRIQFDISPGGHLDIKARESSSNKVVLEIPHQVQIADNLPLSAIFVGRDDVTPDAHSFDLMWRDRHSMSWSDVNDDGLLDVFVGRGGIHGKMRLFPEEFYDELFINQSDSFEDKVFQYQLIKDDCPGRQSAWVDFDSDGRLDIFNSCGRNASDGLERTHQLFQQQPDGTFEDIAPRVGLNLPRPGEFVWLDADSDHHPDVIAIQNRELSFYHNQDNTFTPEPIGNLADPRNKQFSVVDFDEDGSLDIYIAGKLKSYLLQKNEDNRYQMQDLREKGLPGYSLCANWVDYDNDGYSDLHVIPGGLYRQQPDHTFERIQVLSNEAAVVRERINRLIGWDRMRYQKARCSWFDYDNDGFRDLLMAQRRDSIFNRSVDRFKGEDPPSKKWEVRLFRNKGKNQLSDAHWLSVVLKGTPGNLEAIGASVSIETPAGTQTQIVGSSEGSYFSQGHYRMYFGLGSHEQATTVTVEWPDGRSQVLSNIAADQLLTIESIGSEASA; the protein is encoded by the coding sequence ATGGTTGCAATCTCTTTCTTCTTTGAGCCTGTCTCTATTAAGCTAGGGTCTCAATTTGAGCTTGTGCCGATTGAAGTTGCTGACTATGACATCAACGATATTGGGGTTGCCGATGTCGATCAAGATGGAAACTTAGATATCTTCACGACTAATCACAGCGCTCAGCAAAGCTTGCTAATGGGAGATGGGACTGGGAATTTTGTAGAAGTGTTGGCAGATGTTGGACTTAGTCAGGATAGACAGTTCCCTAGGTTAGAGAATTCGGGGCGATCGCCCAAGATGGATGCACCTGGATTTTACATCTATAGACAAGACAATCTGCTTCACTTGGTTGCTAAAGATACTGAAGCTTACGGGAACGCAAGCGGATCTATTGAGCTCTCTGCTGTTGTGGAGTTTGTTGGACAATCGCAGGCTGAGGTTGATGTCGAACAAACAGAACTTCCATCAGGAATCATAGCTAGTCGAATACAGTTCGATATCAGTCCTGGTGGTCATTTGGATATAAAGGCTAGAGAAAGTAGCTCTAATAAGGTAGTTCTTGAGATTCCTCACCAAGTTCAAATAGCTGACAACTTACCACTATCAGCTATCTTTGTTGGACGAGATGATGTAACGCCAGACGCCCATAGTTTTGATCTGATGTGGCGCGATCGCCACAGTATGTCGTGGTCAGATGTTAATGATGACGGTCTACTGGATGTATTTGTGGGCAGAGGGGGTATTCATGGAAAAATGCGCTTGTTTCCAGAAGAATTTTATGATGAGCTTTTTATCAATCAGAGTGATTCCTTCGAAGATAAAGTTTTTCAGTATCAGCTTATAAAGGACGATTGCCCAGGAAGACAGTCGGCTTGGGTGGACTTTGATAGTGATGGACGCTTAGATATCTTCAACTCTTGCGGTCGAAACGCCTCGGATGGGTTAGAGCGCACTCATCAGCTCTTTCAGCAGCAACCTGATGGAACGTTCGAAGATATTGCTCCAAGAGTTGGGTTGAACTTACCTAGACCTGGCGAATTTGTTTGGCTTGATGCCGACAGCGATCATCATCCAGATGTGATTGCTATCCAGAATCGAGAGCTCTCTTTCTATCATAATCAAGACAATACCTTTACTCCTGAACCTATAGGCAATCTAGCCGATCCTAGGAACAAACAATTTTCCGTTGTTGATTTTGATGAAGATGGCAGCCTTGATATCTATATAGCAGGCAAGCTCAAAAGTTATCTATTACAAAAAAATGAAGACAATCGCTACCAGATGCAGGACCTTCGAGAGAAAGGGTTGCCGGGCTACAGTCTATGTGCGAACTGGGTGGACTATGATAATGACGGATATAGTGATCTGCACGTCATTCCAGGCGGACTATACCGGCAGCAACCCGACCATACCTTTGAGCGCATTCAGGTACTCTCTAATGAAGCGGCCGTTGTCAGAGAGCGCATAAACAGATTGATTGGTTGGGATCGAATGAGATATCAGAAAGCTCGTTGCTCATGGTTCGACTACGATAATGATGGATTTCGAGACTTACTAATGGCGCAACGGCGAGATTCAATCTTCAATCGATCGGTAGATCGGTTTAAAGGAGAAGATCCTCCTAGCAAGAAGTGGGAAGTACGTCTTTTCAGAAACAAGGGCAAAAATCAGCTCTCTGACGCTCATTGGCTATCAGTAGTACTCAAAGGGACACCAGGTAATCTAGAAGCGATTGGAGCCTCTGTTTCTATTGAGACGCCAGCGGGCACCCAGACGCAAATAGTGGGTAGTTCGGAAGGCTCTTATTTTTCGCAAGGTCACTACCGGATGTACTTTGGATTGGGTAGTCATGAGCAGGCAACTACGGTGACTGTCGAGTGGCCAGATGGTAGATCGCAGGTACTCAGCAATATTGCGGCTGACCAGCTGCTGACGATTGAGTCAATTGGTTCAGAAGCAAGCGCTTGA